Proteins from one Apium graveolens cultivar Ventura unplaced genomic scaffold, ASM990537v1 ctg4472, whole genome shotgun sequence genomic window:
- the LOC141701939 gene encoding CRM-domain containing factor CFM3, chloroplastic/mitochondrial isoform X1: protein MSMSSSSLSPSSHPLFSSTFTPSLYILYNNPQPTSSKSFNISRFKLFSSHQTVEFDTQKIKPTKKKRKPRPSFLEQIEDKWCVKTTSLRQKFPWEEEKSEKSEKSEFFQEKVEFDEFTESRTDGNSVVSDGFVENRVKFAPWDQRSKNTNAQVEFDAGTESRSDGNSVVSDGYVRNRVKFAPWDQRTKIKNTQVEFEGGRGIKVDEFDGVESRIDESDSVKFVPWDQRRKFDEAQVDYEAGNVESRNGKGKRFYEFPEGYVLHSKNLSDFVENNENFEEIDDDDDDDDDDDDDDDDEVDASSSVFLLEKKENEKLAFGGELSGIGEREVGSAEEFRDGSDAVRPLVENFAEEDKLRKMMPWESVKSSGEESVKSNTMLAEKVIPEPELKRLRNMALRMVERIKVGAAGITQDLLDSIQEKWKADEIVKLKFEGPTAVNMKRSHDILERRTGGLVIWRSGSSIVLFRGMAYKLQCVKSFTKHNQAVIVSKPPKFNKDDALNITKGGSRSSSESSASISASSMKSISEGENMDLSELDFLLDEIGPRYVDWAGRDPLPVDADLLPNVVPGYKRPFRLLPYGIRPVLKDKEMTFIRRAARTMPPHFALGRNRELQGLAKAMVKLWEKSAIAKIAIKRGIHNTRNERMAEEIKRLTGGTLVSRNKDYIVFYRGNDFLPPDVTQTLVKAQNLAAIHQDEEDWARQKAFDLMESNTKSSKDHKLVAGTLAETMAATSRWGNQPTDEEREKMMKDSALARHASLVRFLEKKLSLANRKAKKAEKALRKVQDYLEPASLPNDLETVSDEERFLFRKIGLSMKPFLLLGLRGIFDGTIENMHLHWKYRELVKIIVDRKRFAQVKHIAIALEAESGGVLVSVDKTTKGYAIIVYRGKNYRQPIAMRPKNLLTRRQALARSIELQRREALKHHITELQGKIKKLKLELEDMTTVDRVSEDTFYSRIDDASDSDEDDDDSVDEDEDEEAYLEVYDSGDEDGNTSLGRHFDIDESKKKMQSRRYS, encoded by the exons ATGTCCATGTCTTCTTCTTCACTCTCACCATCCTCACACCCTCTCTTTTCTTCCACTTTTACTCCATCTCTCTACATTCTTTACAATAATCCTCAACCCACTTCTTCAAAAAGTTTCAACATTTCAAGATTCAAACTTTTTTCTTCTCATCAAACAGTTGAATTTGATACCCAAAAAATCAAACCCACCAAGAAAAAAAGAAAGCCCAGGCCCAGTTTCTTGGAACAAATTGAAGATAAATGGTGTGTAAAAACTACTTCCTTGAGGCAAAAATTCCCATGGGAAGAAGAAAAAAGTGAAAAAAGTGAAAAAAGTGAATTTTTTCAAGAAAAGGTTGAATTTGATGAGTTTACTGAGTCAAGAACTGATGGTAACTCGGTAGTGAGTGATGGGTTTGTGGAAAATAGAGTAAAGTTTGCACCTTGGGATCAAAGAAGCAAAAATACAAATGCCCAAGTTGAGTTTGATGCTGGGACTGAGTCAAGAAGTGATGGTAACTCGGTTGTGAGTGATGGGTATGTGAGAAATAGAGTAAAGTTTGCACCTTGGGATCAAAGAACCAAAATTAAGAATACCCAAGTTGAGTTTGAAGGTGGAAGAGGCATAAAGGTTGATGAATTTGATGGGGTTGAGTCAAGAATTGATGAGAGTGACTCGGTGAAGTTTGTACCTTGGGATCAAAGAAGGAAGTTTGATGAGGCTCAAGTTGATTATGAAGCTGGAAATGTGGAGAGTAGGAATGGTAAAGGGAAAAGGTTTTATGAGTTTCCTGAGGGTTATGTTTTGCATTCGAAGAATTTGAGTGATTTTGTCGAGAACAATGAGAACTTTGAAGAaattgatgatgatgatgatgatgatgatgatgatgatgatgatgatgatgatgaggttGATGCAAGTTCAAGTGTTTTTTTGTTGGAGAAAAAAGAGAATGAGAAGTTAGCGTTCGGAGGGGAATTATCCGGGATTGGTGAACGAGAAGTTGGAAGTGCTGAGGAGTTTAGAGATGGAAGTGATGCAGTGAGGCCATTAGTTGAGAATTTCGCGGAAGAAGATAAACTGAGGAAAATGATGCCTTGGGAGAGTGTGAAATCTAGTGGGGAGGAGTCTGTGAAGAGCAACACGATGTTGGCTGAAAAAGTTATTCCGGAGCCTGAATTGAAGAGGCTAAGAAATATGGCATTGAGAATGGTGGAGAGGATCAAAGTTGGAGCAGCTGGCATCACACAGGACTTACTAGACTCTATACAGGAGAAGTGGAAAGCTGATGAGATTGTTAAATTAAAATTTGAAGGACCTACTGCTGTAAATATGAAGAGGAGCCATGATATTTTGGAG CGAAGAACTGGAGGCTTGGTGATTTGGAGATCGGGCAGTTCTATAGTGTTGTTTAGAGGAATGGCCTACAAGCTGCAGTGTGTTAAATCATTCACCAAGCATAATCAGGCTGTCATAGTATCAAAGCCTCCAAAGTTTAATAAGGATGATGCTCTTAATATTACTAAAGGCGGCTCGCGTAGTTCTTCAGAGTCATCTGCATCCATTTCTGCAAGTTCCATGAAGAGTATTTCTGAAGGTGAAAACATGGATTTAAGTGAGCTGGACTTTCTGTTGGATGAGATTGGGCCAAGGTATGTAGATTGGGCAGGCCGTGATCCCCTGCCTGTTGATGCTGACTTGCTTCCAAATGTAGTTCCTGGTTATAAGCGGCCATTCAGACTTCTTCCATACGGGATACGACCAGTTTTGAAAGACAAGGAGATGACTTTCATCCGCAGGGCTGCCAGGACAATGCCTCCACATTTTGCCCTGG GAAGAAATAGAGAGCTGCAAGGTCTGGCTAAGGCTATGGTAAAGCTGTGGGAAAAAAGTGCCATCGCTAAGATAGCTATAAAGCGGGGCATTCATAATACTCGCAACGAAAGGATGGCCGAAGAAATCAAG AGACTAACTGGTGGAACACTAGTATCTAGAAACAAGGACTATATTGTCTTTTACAGGGGTAATGATTTTTTGCCTCCTGATGTAACACAGACGCTGGTAAAAGCGCAAAACCTAGCAGCTATCCATCAGGATGAGGAAGATTGGGCCCGTCAGAAGGCGTTTGATCTAATGGAATCAAACACCAAATCTTCTAAGGACCACAAGCTGGTCGCAGGAACCCTTGCTGAGACCATGGCAGCAACCTCACGCTGGGGGAACCAGCCAACCGATGAAGAAAGAGAGAAGATGATGAAAGACTCAGCTTTGGCCAGACATGCTTCTCTGGTCAGATTTCTTGAGAAGAAGCTTTCTCTG GCAAACAGGAAAGCAAAAAAGGCCGAGAAGGCTTTACGAAAGGTGCAGGATTATCTGGAACCAGCTTCACTCCCTAATGATCTGGAAACCGTAAGTGACGAGGAGAGATTTCTATTTCGTAAGATTGGCCTGAGTATGAAGCCTTTTTTGCTTCTAG GATTGAGAGGAATTTTTGATGGAACCATTGAAAATATGCACTTGCATTGGAAGTATCGTGAGCTGGTAAAGATAATAGTTGACAGGAAAAGATTTGCTCAAGTCAAGCATATTGCTATTGCTCTCGAGGCAGAAAGTGGTGGAGTATTAGTATCTGTAGACAAAACTACTAAAGGCTACGCAATCATAGTTTATCGTGGAAAAAACTATAGGCAGCCTATTGCCATGAGACCCAAAAATCTCCTTACCAGAAGGCAGGCTTTAGCTCGATCAATTGAACTTCAGAGACGTGAG GCACTAAAGCATCATATTACTGAGTTACAAGGAAAGATTAAGAAGCTGAAGCTTGAGCTG G
- the LOC141701939 gene encoding CRM-domain containing factor CFM3, chloroplastic/mitochondrial isoform X2, translated as MSMSSSSLSPSSHPLFSSTFTPSLYILYNNPQPTSSKSFNISRFKLFSSHQTVEFDTQKIKPTKKKRKPRPSFLEQIEDKWCVKTTSLRQKFPWEEEKSEKSEKSEFFQEKVEFDEFTESRTDGNSVVSDGFVENRVKFAPWDQRSKNTNAQVEFDAGTESRSDGNSVVSDGYVRNRVKFAPWDQRTKIKNTQVEFEGGRGIKVDEFDGVESRIDESDSVKFVPWDQRRKFDEAQVDYEAGNVESRNGKGKRFYEFPEGYVLHSKNLSDFVENNENFEEIDDDDDDDDDDDDDDDDEVDASSSVFLLEKKENEKLAFGGELSGIGEREVGSAEEFRDGSDAVRPLVENFAEEDKLRKMMPWESVKSSGEESVKSNTMLAEKVIPEPELKRLRNMALRMVERIKVGAAGITQDLLDSIQEKWKADEIVKLKFEGPTAVNMKRSHDILERRTGGLVIWRSGSSIVLFRGMAYKLQCVKSFTKHNQAVIVSKPPKFNKDDALNITKGGSRSSSESSASISASSMKSISEGENMDLSELDFLLDEIGPRYVDWAGRDPLPVDADLLPNVVPGYKRPFRLLPYGIRPVLKDKEMTFIRRAARTMPPHFALGRNRELQGLAKAMVKLWEKSAIAKIAIKRGIHNTRNERMAEEIKRLTGGTLVSRNKDYIVFYRGNDFLPPDVTQTLVKAQNLAAIHQDEEDWARQKAFDLMESNTKSSKDHKLVAGTLAETMAATSRWGNQPTDEEREKMMKDSALARHASLVRFLEKKLSLANRKAKKAEKALRKVQDYLEPASLPNDLETVSDEERFLFRKIGLSMKPFLLLGLRGIFDGTIENMHLHWKYRELVKIIVDRKRFAQVKHIAIALEAESGGVLVSVDKTTKGYAIIVYRGKNYRQPIAMRPKNLLTRRQALARSIELQRREALKHHITELQGKIKKLKLELDEDEEAYLEVYDSGDEDGNTSLGRHFDIDESKKKMQSRRYS; from the exons ATGTCCATGTCTTCTTCTTCACTCTCACCATCCTCACACCCTCTCTTTTCTTCCACTTTTACTCCATCTCTCTACATTCTTTACAATAATCCTCAACCCACTTCTTCAAAAAGTTTCAACATTTCAAGATTCAAACTTTTTTCTTCTCATCAAACAGTTGAATTTGATACCCAAAAAATCAAACCCACCAAGAAAAAAAGAAAGCCCAGGCCCAGTTTCTTGGAACAAATTGAAGATAAATGGTGTGTAAAAACTACTTCCTTGAGGCAAAAATTCCCATGGGAAGAAGAAAAAAGTGAAAAAAGTGAAAAAAGTGAATTTTTTCAAGAAAAGGTTGAATTTGATGAGTTTACTGAGTCAAGAACTGATGGTAACTCGGTAGTGAGTGATGGGTTTGTGGAAAATAGAGTAAAGTTTGCACCTTGGGATCAAAGAAGCAAAAATACAAATGCCCAAGTTGAGTTTGATGCTGGGACTGAGTCAAGAAGTGATGGTAACTCGGTTGTGAGTGATGGGTATGTGAGAAATAGAGTAAAGTTTGCACCTTGGGATCAAAGAACCAAAATTAAGAATACCCAAGTTGAGTTTGAAGGTGGAAGAGGCATAAAGGTTGATGAATTTGATGGGGTTGAGTCAAGAATTGATGAGAGTGACTCGGTGAAGTTTGTACCTTGGGATCAAAGAAGGAAGTTTGATGAGGCTCAAGTTGATTATGAAGCTGGAAATGTGGAGAGTAGGAATGGTAAAGGGAAAAGGTTTTATGAGTTTCCTGAGGGTTATGTTTTGCATTCGAAGAATTTGAGTGATTTTGTCGAGAACAATGAGAACTTTGAAGAaattgatgatgatgatgatgatgatgatgatgatgatgatgatgatgatgatgaggttGATGCAAGTTCAAGTGTTTTTTTGTTGGAGAAAAAAGAGAATGAGAAGTTAGCGTTCGGAGGGGAATTATCCGGGATTGGTGAACGAGAAGTTGGAAGTGCTGAGGAGTTTAGAGATGGAAGTGATGCAGTGAGGCCATTAGTTGAGAATTTCGCGGAAGAAGATAAACTGAGGAAAATGATGCCTTGGGAGAGTGTGAAATCTAGTGGGGAGGAGTCTGTGAAGAGCAACACGATGTTGGCTGAAAAAGTTATTCCGGAGCCTGAATTGAAGAGGCTAAGAAATATGGCATTGAGAATGGTGGAGAGGATCAAAGTTGGAGCAGCTGGCATCACACAGGACTTACTAGACTCTATACAGGAGAAGTGGAAAGCTGATGAGATTGTTAAATTAAAATTTGAAGGACCTACTGCTGTAAATATGAAGAGGAGCCATGATATTTTGGAG CGAAGAACTGGAGGCTTGGTGATTTGGAGATCGGGCAGTTCTATAGTGTTGTTTAGAGGAATGGCCTACAAGCTGCAGTGTGTTAAATCATTCACCAAGCATAATCAGGCTGTCATAGTATCAAAGCCTCCAAAGTTTAATAAGGATGATGCTCTTAATATTACTAAAGGCGGCTCGCGTAGTTCTTCAGAGTCATCTGCATCCATTTCTGCAAGTTCCATGAAGAGTATTTCTGAAGGTGAAAACATGGATTTAAGTGAGCTGGACTTTCTGTTGGATGAGATTGGGCCAAGGTATGTAGATTGGGCAGGCCGTGATCCCCTGCCTGTTGATGCTGACTTGCTTCCAAATGTAGTTCCTGGTTATAAGCGGCCATTCAGACTTCTTCCATACGGGATACGACCAGTTTTGAAAGACAAGGAGATGACTTTCATCCGCAGGGCTGCCAGGACAATGCCTCCACATTTTGCCCTGG GAAGAAATAGAGAGCTGCAAGGTCTGGCTAAGGCTATGGTAAAGCTGTGGGAAAAAAGTGCCATCGCTAAGATAGCTATAAAGCGGGGCATTCATAATACTCGCAACGAAAGGATGGCCGAAGAAATCAAG AGACTAACTGGTGGAACACTAGTATCTAGAAACAAGGACTATATTGTCTTTTACAGGGGTAATGATTTTTTGCCTCCTGATGTAACACAGACGCTGGTAAAAGCGCAAAACCTAGCAGCTATCCATCAGGATGAGGAAGATTGGGCCCGTCAGAAGGCGTTTGATCTAATGGAATCAAACACCAAATCTTCTAAGGACCACAAGCTGGTCGCAGGAACCCTTGCTGAGACCATGGCAGCAACCTCACGCTGGGGGAACCAGCCAACCGATGAAGAAAGAGAGAAGATGATGAAAGACTCAGCTTTGGCCAGACATGCTTCTCTGGTCAGATTTCTTGAGAAGAAGCTTTCTCTG GCAAACAGGAAAGCAAAAAAGGCCGAGAAGGCTTTACGAAAGGTGCAGGATTATCTGGAACCAGCTTCACTCCCTAATGATCTGGAAACCGTAAGTGACGAGGAGAGATTTCTATTTCGTAAGATTGGCCTGAGTATGAAGCCTTTTTTGCTTCTAG GATTGAGAGGAATTTTTGATGGAACCATTGAAAATATGCACTTGCATTGGAAGTATCGTGAGCTGGTAAAGATAATAGTTGACAGGAAAAGATTTGCTCAAGTCAAGCATATTGCTATTGCTCTCGAGGCAGAAAGTGGTGGAGTATTAGTATCTGTAGACAAAACTACTAAAGGCTACGCAATCATAGTTTATCGTGGAAAAAACTATAGGCAGCCTATTGCCATGAGACCCAAAAATCTCCTTACCAGAAGGCAGGCTTTAGCTCGATCAATTGAACTTCAGAGACGTGAG GCACTAAAGCATCATATTACTGAGTTACAAGGAAAGATTAAGAAGCTGAAGCTTGAGCTG